AATTCTGAAGAAGCAGCTGAAGAAGTTGTAAAACCTAAATTTTTAGTAGAAGGTATTGCTCTAATTATAATGGGATTTACGTCAACAGCAACCTTTCAAATTTTCTTAAATGTAAATAAAAATTTCGGAATAGATGCGGTAGGTATGACTGCAAGTGCAGCTGGAAAAATTCAAGCTAATTATGCACTTGGTTCCATTTGTGCGGTTATATTGACAGCTTTATTAGTTAAAAAACTAGTTAAGCCTGTAAGATTCTTATTTATATATCCTTTGATTTCTTTTGTAATGTTAATGGCTATGTTTATTACAAAAAGTCAAACTATTGCTCTTATAGGTGGTTTTGTTATCGGTTTCTCAGCAGCAGGAGGAGTACTACAGTTAGTTGTATCTACAATGTCAGATTTATTTCCAGTTTCAAAAGGAAAAATTACAAGTATGGTTATGATGTCATCTAGTATTGCAACTTTTGCAGTTACTGCCATAGCTGGATTTGTTACAAAATCTGTTGGAATACAGTATACATTAGTAGTAGCAGCAGCTATTACAGCTGTAGGAGTACTTTTATCAATAGTTGTAAACGTAAGGTACAATCAGTTAGTAAAAGCAAAAAAACAATTAACATAAATAATAAATAAGTGGTCGCCAAGTTATCATAAATTTTTATGCTATTAAGGCGGCCACTTGTTTAAAAAGTAATTGGAAGCATTATGTGAAACTCAGAACCAATGCCGATAGTGCTAAGGACGTTTATACTGCCCCTATGTTCATCAACTATACTTTGAGCTATAGAGAGCCCTAACCCTGTTCCTCCTTGGCTTCTTGAACGAGATTTGTCCACTCTATAAAATCTTTCAAAAATTTTTTCTATATGTTCTTTTGGTATACCTTCACCATTATCTTTAATCTTTAGTTCACATATATTATTATGTTTTAAAAGGCAAACTTCAATTTTTCCATTAGAGGGAGTATGTTTAATGGCGTTATCAAGCATAATATTTATTAGTTGAATAATTCTCCACTCATTTCCCAAGATAATTATTTCATTTTCTATATTAAAAACTAGTTCTATATTTTTTTTATTAGTTAAAACTTTAAAAGTTTCATAAGTATTATTTATTGTGGTGCTTATGTTGAAATTTGACATTGGCATTTCTTCTTTTTTTACTCTAGCTAAGAACAATAAATCTTCTATAAGTTTTGTCATTCTAAAAAGTTCACTTTGAATGTTATTTAGCCATTTCATTTGACTATGTACGGTTTTATCTTTATTTTCAACTACTATTTCTAAGGTTGAATTCAAAACTGCAAGAGGAGTTCTAAGTTCATGTGAAGCATCAGCTATAAAGATATTTTGTTTATCTAAAGTTGTTTTAACTGGAACAATGGCTTTATTAGCAAGATATAAACTAATAATAATGACAAGAATAACACTTATAGTACCAACAAATAAAAACGATATAATAAGGTAAGTGTATAAATTGATTTCCATGTTGTTATCGATAAAGGCAATTATAAAACCATATTTTTTAGGAACCTTCAAAAATTTAAATCTTAAATGCCCAGTTTTAATATTTCCATACTGTATACCTTTTTTTAAAACTGTATTTTTTAAATTTGTAATATCACATTTTGGTATATTTATATTTTTAGAGTATCCCAAAACTTTTCCATATTTATTTATTTTTATAAAGAAGCTACTTGATACTACCATTTTTACATTATTTGAGGGACCTTTTATTAGAGAAACAGTCTCTTCATTTCTAGCAATATCATTTAAAACCACAGAAACTTGTAAATTCATTTCGTATAAGGTTATATAATATATTCCTAAAAAGATAATTAAAATTACTATAGTAAGGCAAATAGCATTAATTGTTAACAGTTGTATTTTTAATTTTTTGAACATCTAATTAATCTCCTTAAGACAGTAACCACTTCCGCGTATAGTTTCTATAAGCACTTTACAATTTAAAGTTGCAAGCTTTTTTCTTAAATATGATATATAAACTTCAATATTATTTAGTTCAATAGTGGCTTGGAAGCCCCAAATTTTTTGTAAAAGTTGTTCTTTAGTTATAACCATATTTTTATTTTTTAGCATTATTTCAAACACCTGAGATTCTTTAGAAGATAGTTTTATAGTTTCTTTATCAGTCTTAATTTCACCTCTTAAAGGATTAAAGGTGAGATTATGTATTTGAAGCTCCTCATTGTTTATAGAGTCAGTTTGTCGTCTGCCAAGAGCGCGCAATCTTGCAAGCAGCTCATCTTTGGAAAATGGTTTTACAAGATAATCGTCTGCCCCACTGTCTAAACCCTCAATCCTATCTTTTATAGAATCTTTAGCAGTCAAAATTAGTACAGGAGTTGTAATCTTTTGCTTTCGTAAATTTTTTAACACGTCTAATCCTTCTTTTAATGGAAGCATGCGATCTAATATTATTATATTGTATTTTTCAGATTCGGCCATTTTCTCACCTTGTATACCATCAAAAGCAGTATCTACTATATAGTTATTCTTTTTTAGAGTATAAACAAGGGCATCAGAAAGATGTATTTCATCTTCAACTAACAATATTTTCACGTTAAACTCACCACCTTCCACTTTTTTGAAATATATATTTACCATTAATATTAAAATGTAACTTAAGCTTAAATTGACAAAAAAATGTTTTTTCAAACTTAATTATATATCAAAAAGCTTAAGAAAAGCTTAAGAAATATATTAACAAAGAGTTTACAGTAGTTTTAAGAAAAGATTAAGAGAGAGAATATAATATTAAGATGTAACATGATATTTAAAGAAAGGTTTTTAATATGATTTATTGTAAAAGGAGACGATGAAAATATGACCGATAAAGTAATTCAATATTCTATAGTGGTACCTCTGTATAATGAAGAACTTGTTGTAAAAGAAACATATAAGAGGTTAAAAAGTGTCATGGATTCTACAGGAGAGAATTATGAGATTATTTTTGTAAATGATGGTAGTAGAGATAAAACAGCAGTAATAACAAAAGAAATATGTGATAGAGATAAGAAGATTAAGTTTATAAGTTTTTCAAGAAATTTTGGACATCAATTAGCAATAACAGCAGGCATGGATAATTCTAGTGGAAATGCTGTAGTTGTTATCGATGCAGACTTACAAGACCCTCCAGAAGTAATACTTAAAATGATTGAAAAGTGGAAGGAGGGATATGAAGTAGTGTATGGACAAAGGGCTAAAAGAAAGGGAGAGACTTTTTTCAAAAAGCTTACTGCAAGAATTTTCTATAGAATGTTAAATAGTATGACAGATATTGATATACCTGTTGACACAGGAGATTTTCGTCTAATAGACAGGAAGGTCTGCGATGCATTAAAAACAGTGCCAGAGAGAAATAGATATGTGCGAGGTCTTATAAGTTGGCTTGGTTTTAAGCAAATAGGAGTTCAGTTTATAAGGGAAGAGAGATTTGCAGGAGAAACAAAGTATCCTCTTAAGAAAATGGTGGAATTTGCTACAGATGCTATTACTTCATTTTCATATAAACCACTTAAACTAGCAATGTATTCAGGAAGTATTATATCTATAATAAGCTTTGTATATCTTATATTTGTCATTATTCAAAAGCTATTTACAAATGGTATTGTAGCTGGATGGACTTCTTTAGTGGCACTTATGCTGTTTTTTAATGGAGTTATACTTATGATTCTAGGAATTATGGGTGAATATATAGGGAGAATTTATGATGAGGCAAAGGGCAGACCGCTATATATAATTGGGGAAAAGAAGGGATTTTGATGCTAAATAAAGTAGGATATATATTTAACGGACGATTGAAGCAAATAAGTAGATTTTCAGCAGTTGGAGTCATTAATACTTTAATAGATTTTGTTATGTTTACTCTATTTAATAGTGTAATAGGGGTAGGATATAGCATAAGTCAAGTAATAGGATATGGTAGTGGAGTCATTAACAGCTTTATATTCAATAAAAAATGGACTTTCTCTGATAAAGCGGGTAAAAAAAAGCTTCATAAGGAATTAATAAGATTTATTTTTATTAATGTTATTACACTTCTAGTTACCTTAGTATCTATGAATTTGTTTGTAAAAGGTTTAGGGATTAATGTTTATGTAGCTAAGATATTAGTAACCCTTATTGCTCAGGCTATAAACTTTTTAGGTTATAAAATTTTAGTATTTAGTTAATTGCGCACGGAGGATAGATAAGTGAAAAAAATAAAATTATTGAAAGAACACATCATGTTAGCAGCAATTCTTATATTATCTGCAATTTTAAATTTCGGGAATCTAAAACTTGAGGGATATGGAAATGAATATTACTCTGCAAGTGTTAAGAGTATGCTTACAAGTTTTAAAAACTTATTTTTTTTAGCATCAGATCCTAAGGGTTTTTCAACTATAGATAAACCGCCTATAGGCTTCTGGCTGCAAGCAATTTCAGTAAAGATTTTTGGCTTTAATAGTTTTGGTATTATGTTACCTCAAGCTATTGCAGGAATAATTTCAGTTGCAATTATATATTTTCTTGTAAAGAAATACTTTGGTGTAAAAGCAGGGCTTGTTTCGGCATTATGTCTTGCAACTACTCCTATTTTTGTTGCTGTAAGCAGAAACAATACAATAGACAATCAATTGGTAATGGTACTCTTGATTGCAGCTTATTTTTTATTGAAAGCTATTGAGAGTGCAAAACTAAGGCATCTTATTATAAGTTTAGCTTTAGTTGGGATTGGATTTAATATAAAGATGCTTCAGGCATATTTAATAATTCCAGCTATATATATTACATATTTTATAGCATCCAATATAAAAATGAAAAAGAGAATTATAAATCTAGTTATTTCTACGGTAATATTGGTAGTTGTATCTTTCTCGTGGGCTACTGTTGTAGACTTAGTTCCGGCAGCTAATAGACCATACGTTGGAAGTAGTGCAAATAACTCAGAATTACAACTTATTGTTGGACATAATGGAGTTGAAAGATTAAATAATCAAAATAGCATTGGAAAAGAAATGTTCTCTATAGTTCAAAGGAAGATGAAAAAGAAAAGCAGTAATAAGAAAAAATCGAGTAATATTGTTAAAATTGTAGGAGCATTAGTTACTAACTCTTACTTAGATCAAATAAGTTGGCTTATACCACTGGCTATATTTGGATTTATAGCAGCTGCTTTAAAAGAGAAATTAAAGAGACCTTTTGATAATGGTAGAAAAATATCTATAGTATTTTGGATGGCCTACTTTTTGCCACAAGCCTTCTACTTTACATTTACACAAGGTTCTTCTCAAGGTTATTATTTAACAATGCTTTCAGCACCAATTGCAGCCCTTGTAGGTATTGGAATGAGATATCTTTGGAACTTATATAGAGAAAACAACAAAGGGGCATATATGCTTCCAATAGCCTTTTTGATTGACGGTGGATTTCAATTTATATTGTTATATTTCTATAGTAATATTTCAAGTGTAGTTAGCATTTTGATGGCTGTAGTTGGGATATTTAGTTTAGTAAGTTCCGGTGCTTTAATTTTAAATAAGAAAAAGAGTAAATTAAATAGTGGGTTTAAAAAAGCAATAACAGCATTGGGGTTGATAGGATTGATAATAACTCCAATGGTCTGGTCTGGAACAACTTTAGTATATAAAATGCTAGGAAGCTTTCCAACAGCAGGTTTTGAACTGAGAAGCAATAGCAGCATAATGAGTAATGTATTGACACAGATGAGTAGTGAAACAACACCAACTACTTTTAAACTTATGAAATATCTAGAGTCGCATGAGGATAATGAAAAATATTTGTTAATAACAGCTAATCCCATAATAGATGTATCAAGTATGGAACTTTATACAGATAGATCAGCTATAGCACTAGGTGGTTTTATGAGCACAGATAAGGTTATAAGTTTAAATGAATTTAAGGAAATGGTTAAAAATGGTCAGGTTAGATATGTTATGTATTCTGACATAGTAAGTAATGCTGATAAAGATAATCCCAATAATGCAATATTTGCTTGGGTGAAAAATAATGGAAAACTTGTTGATAAGAATGAGTGGTATGATTCGGATGATAAAAAACTCAGTGTTATGTGTTCACCAGAATTTTCTAAGCTTTATGATTTGAAAGGTTGTAAAGTTAATTAAAATTATTTGATTGAAAAGAGCTGTATAGTTAACATAAATTTTACGTTAATTACACAGCTCTTTTATTATAATATTTTTTCATAGAGTCTAAAGACATCTAAGCCATAATGAGAAAGACCTAGGTCAACAGAAGAAACGTAGTTAAAACCACATTTTTCATACAATTTAATTGCAGGAAAGTTTTTCTCATAAACATCTAATCTAACAGCTTTAGCATGATTTTTAATACTGTATTTAGTTGAGAAATCTATAAGGCTCTCTCCAATACCATGCCTTAAAAACTTAGGATGAACTACAAAGGTATATATAATAAATACATCCGAATAATCTGATTCAAAACTCCATTTTACATTATAATATGCTGGTTCTGGCTTATGACTTAATATTAAAGAGCCTACTATTTTCCCATGGTATTTTGCAATATATAGATTGCCATTTTTTATACCATCAATTGCATTTTGTCTAACAGGATACACTCCTTTTATCCAGCCTGGATAGTTTATTTCTGATGCCAAATAGTCATTTAAATCATTATAAAGAAGTTCTAGTTCATCAATATCATTTATTGTACCTAATTGAATAGTAGGTGACACGTTTATCAACTCCCTAAAATTTTATTCATTAATATTAAGTTCAAGAAAAGTATTTCCATCTAAATCTTTTATTTCAAATAAATTATCGCAAAGTACAGCATAAGAATTTGGACTGTCTTCTTTTGGTATAGAGATAGAACCAGGATTTATTATGTATATATTATTTTTCTTTTTTGCAACAGGAACATGGGTGTGACCATAAAGAAAAATATCACCATCTCTAAGTTTGGGCAAATTATCCTCATTATAAACATGACCGTGAGTTAAAAAGACTCTTTTATCATTGTATAAAATAGTAGAGTAGGTTGACATTATAGGGTAGGTTAAGACCATCTCATCAACTTCGCTGTCGCAGTTTCCACGAATAGCAATTATTTTTTCACTATATGTATTTAAAAGTTCAGCTACATCTTTTGGATTGTAACCTAAAGGAAGTGGATTTCTAGCACCATGATATAATTCATCTCCAAGGATAACTATAAAATCAGCCTTTTCAGCGTTGAATCTATTTAGGGCTTTTTGAAGATAATTGAGTGAGCCGTGGATATCAGACATAAAAAAGATTTTCATTTTACATACCGTCCTTTCAATATTAAGTATATTTTATTTAATTTGAGAATTTGTGTCAACATAAAGAATATAATAATATTAATTCTACTGCCCATATAAATTTGAATAGGTGGTGAAATATTTTGGATAAAATAATACTGGAAATTTTAAAAGCTATGCAGCAGGACATTAAAGTGATTAAACAGGAACTAGCGGGAGCAAAAGAAGAAATAAGGCTTACAAAGCTAGAGGTAAAAAGATTAAAAAAAGGAGAAGAAGAGAAAAATAAAGTACTTATTGAATTACAAACACTTATGGATAATGTTTTGGAAAATCAGGAAAATATAAAAACAAAAATAGATAGCGTTGGTACAGAATGTGAAAGTATGAGAAAAGATTTAAGTAATATTGAAGTTATAACAGCTAGTAACTGGTCAGATATAGCCAAATTAAAAAATGTGAAATAATTCATACAGGTTTTAAAGTAAACTGCTATTTTCTAATTAAAATTATTTATGTGGTATACTAGTAAAGAAAAAGATTTGAATATAAAAGTACGAGGTAATAATATGAAGAAACTAGAGTTTAAAGATTTAGGATTAAGTGAAGAAATTTTAGAGTCAATAGGAAAGCTTGGGTACAAAACACCATCAAGTATTCAGGAAAAAGTTATCCCAATAATTCTTAAAAATAGAGATATAATTGCAAAAGCAAAAACAGGAAGTGGAAAAACAGCTGCTTTTGCAATTCCAATATGTGAAAAAATAGAATTAGAAGAAAAGGCTCCGCAGGTTTTAGTTTTAACACCAACACGTGAACTTGCATATCAGATAAAAGAAGATTTTTTAAACATAGGTAGGTTTAAAAGGTTAAGGTGCGTAAGTATTTTTGGAAAAGAACCTATTTCAAATCAAATAAGGGAGCTTAAGCAGAGATGTCACATTGTAGTTGGAACCCCAGGTAGAATATTAGATCATATAGAAAGAGAAACCTTAAATCTTTCAAAGATAAAATATGTTGTTATAGATGAAGCAGATGAAATGCTTAATATGGGATTTATAGAACAAGTGGAAGGGATACTTTCAAAGCTTGAAAAGAATAGAAATACCCTTCTTTTTTCAGCTACACTTCCGGAAACCATAGTGAATTTATCTGAGAAATACATGAAAAACGCTGAAAATGTTGAGGTGAAAGATGAAGCTTCAAGTAAAGGTGAAATTGAGGAGCTTTACTATAAGGTAGAGGCAAGAGAAAAGTTTTCGCTTTTAGTTAAGCTTATATATAAAGAGCTTCCCGGCAGTTCTATTGTATTCTGTAGAACAAAAGATAATGTGGAAGAGGTATTTGGTAAAATGAAGGATAAAGGATTTATATGTGGTGCCCTTCATGGTGGTATGCTTCAGCAGGATAGAATACAGGTTATGAATGACTTTAAAAAAGGTAAATTTACATTTCTAGTAGCAACAGATGTAGCTGCAAGGGGTATTGATGTTGAAAACATAACACATGTCATAAATTACGATATACCTATGGAGAAGGAAAGTTATATTCATAGAATAGGTAGAACTGGACGTATGGGAAACAGAGGAAAGGCTATAACCTTTGTTACTATGAAGGAAGAAAGATTTCTAAAAGATATTGAAAATGAATTTTCGCGTTATATAAAAGAAGGAAATATGCCAACAAAAGAAGAGGTTCTAAAGGGAAGAGAGACTTTAAAAAGTACCTCTCAAAAGCTCAATAAAACAAAACATAATAAAATAGAAAAATTAAATAAAGATATTACGAAGCTTCATTTAAGTGCAGGAAAGAAAAAGAAAATAAGACCGGGAGATATAGCGGGAACCATATCAAGCATAGAGGGAATAAAGCCTGAAGACATTGGTATAATTGATATACACGATAGTTTTTCATATGTAGAAATATTAAATGGTAAGGGAAATGTTGTTATTAAGGCAATGGAGAGTAAGACTATAAAAGGCAAAAAAGTTAGGGCACAGGTGGCACAGAAATAAAAGAAGTGAATATAATAATTAATGGTAATATTTTAGAGAGGTAAATTAGTTGAGGATATATGTTGTTAGGCCAGGTGACAGTGTTTACAGTATAGCGAGAAGCTTTGGCGTTACACCTGAAAGTATTTTAGAGTCAAATAAGCTTCAAAATAATCAATTAGTTATAGGTCAGACGGTTGTTGTACCGAGTACAGAAATATCCTATAGAGTAAGACCTGGAGATACCCTGTGGTCTATATCACGAAAGTTTAGGGTATCACCTGAAAGTATTCAAAAGTTAAATAATCTTCAAAATCCATCTCAAGTTTATCCAGGGCTTATTTTAAGAATACCTGAAAATGCAAAAAATTACGGAACCATAGAGGTAAATGCATTTATACAGCCATCAACCAAGGAAAAGGAAGATGCAGTTTTGAGTGAAAGTTTACCATATCTTACTTATATAACACCCTTTAGTCATCATGTAACAGAAACAGCAGGTCTCACACCCCTTGACGATGAAAATATAATAAATCAAGCAAAAAAAGCAGGGGTTAATCCAATGCTTTCTGTTACCAATATAACAGGCACCACTGGGTCAAATTTTAATAGTGAGCTTATAAGTAACATACTTAATAGTGAAACTCTTGAGAATATCCTTATAAATAATATTTTGAGTCTGATTAGAAGTAAAGGTTATTATGGGGTAATAGTTGATTTTGAGAGAATACCACCAAAGGATAGGGAAAACTATAATAATTTTTTAAGAAAGCTCACAGAAAGACTACATCCTGATTATAAAGTAGCAACAGCATTGGCACCAAAAACCTATGATATAAAGGAAGGTTCCTGGCATGGAGCACATGATTACAAGGCGCATGGAGAGATTGTGGACTTTGTTATAATTATGACCTACGAATGGGGTTGGTCAGGAGGCCCACCACTAGCTGTGGCTCCGATAGATCAAGTTGAGAAGGTAATAAGATATGCGGTAAGTGTTATTCCGCCTTCGAAAATAATGATGGGAATTCCACTGTATGGTTATGATTGGACGCTTCCGTATATACCTAAAGGAGAATTTGCAGAAACTATAGGAAATGATGAAGCAATAGAAAGAGCAAGAAAATATGGAGCTAGAATAAAGTATGACATAAAATCTCAGTCGCCTTACTATAACTATGTAGACGCAGAGGGTAGACAGCACGTAGTTTGGTTTGAAGATGCAAGAAGTGTTGAAGAAAAGTACAAATTAGTTTTTAGGTATAAATTAAAAGGTGTAAGCTATTGGGTTTTAGCTAGGTCCTTCACTCAAAATTTTAAGGTTTTAGATAATATGTTTATGATAAAAAAATATAATCAATAGAATAGCGATGGTATGAGTATATAATATTGGAACAGGAGCGTACATTAGTTTTTACGTTCCTTCTTTTATTTTTTGGAAAACATAAAAAAAGAATGAAGTAATATATTTACAAAACGATAATTAAGTTGAAAACAATATAATATATGGAGGAAGAAAAATGAAAAAAAAATTAAAAATCGTTATAAGTATGTCATTACTTATAACTTTTAGTAGCGTATCAAATGTATTTGCAGCATCAGTTAAAAAAGGAAACCATAATTTAAAATTGGCAGCATATTCGCAAATGAAAAAAAGTATCAAAACTGCAGAAGCTGAGACACATTATAATGAAGCTACACCTGGAAGTGGTTTTATTAATGCAAAAGTAGGGGATGTGTTAGATAACCCAGAAGAAAGTTGGACAAGATATGATGATTCTAATAGCAAAATAGTTTATAAAGGTAATTGGACAACTTTAAATTATGGAGGAGATGGTAACTGGGATAAACAATATCAAGGAACAAATTCACTAGATGCAAGTATTGTATTTTGTTTTAAAGGAACCAAACTTAGATTGATATCTTCAATGTCAAACTATTGTAGCAATAACATAATAGTAACTATTGATGGAAAAGTTGATCATTTTAATGAAGGAAATAATAGTGATGGTGCTTTATGGAAAATGTTGGCTTATCAAAAGGATGGATTAGAGGATAAAATACATACAGTAAAAATATCAATGGCTCCTAACGAAACAAAACCAATAGATAATAAAAAAAATGGTGAAAACAATTATTGGATGGAATTAGATGCTGTTGATATAGATACAACTGGTGCGTTAGAAGATTTACCTACTGTAAATTTAGATAAGACAGAAGATTCAATATTAAAAGATCAAACAGAGCAACTAGTGGCTACAGTTAATCCGGAAGATTTGGCAAATAAGGACTTAGATTGGGTATCAAGTGATCCAAGTATAGCAACAGTTGATGAATCTGGAAAAGTAACAGGGATAAAGCCTGGAAATACTACTATAACAGCTACAACTAAGGATGGAAGTAATATAAGTGCAACATGTAAATTAGCAGTTGATGATTATTGGACTGGAACTACTTTAGGTAATGCTACTGTAAAAAATAAATTAGATCAACCTGATAAGGGTTGGATAAGATATGATGATTCTAATAGTAGAGTATTGCATAATGGTAGCTTTGAGACTTTAAAACTTGGAGGAAGCGAAAATTGTGGAGGCTCTTATCAAGGAACCCATTCAAAAGATGCAAGTATTGTATTTTCCTTTAAAGGAACTAAACTTAGGTTGATATCTTCAATGTCAAACTATTGTAGCGATGGAATAATGGTAACTATTGATGGAAAAAGTGAATATTTTGATGAAGGAAATAATAGTGATACTGCTTTATGGCAAATGTTGGTTTATCAAAAGGATGGGTTAGAGGATACAATACATACAGTAAAAATATCAATGGATAATGAAACACAACCAACAACTAATACAAAAATTGGTGCAAACAATTATTGGATGGAATTAGATGCTATTGATGTTGGTTTAGATGATGGACAAGCTCCACAAGATTTACCGGAAACAAATTTGAATTAAAAATAGTAAAAATCGAAAAAATAATAGAACTCATTTGTTATGAGTTAATTGTTTAAAGTGAAAAATTTACAAACAAAGAAAGAAGGATATAGATTCCTTCTTTTTTATTTAGCATATTTAGATGCTATCAAAAAGCTAAAACAGGGAGCTTCAGCTCCCCCCTATACCTACTTTTGTATGGTCTCCACAAGCTTCTTTACAATGTCCTGCATTTCCTCTATTGCCTTAAGAATTTCACCTATATTTTCATTCTGCTGTTCAATATTTCCTAGAATCTCTTCACTTGAAGCTGCATGCTGCTCGGACATACTTGATATAAAATCCATTTCCTCTTCAATATCTTTGAACAGGTCAGTTATATTATTTATCATTCTAGTTTCATCAAATATATTTAGTTTATTTGTATTAAAGGAACTAACTACAAAATTAAATTTGTTTAAAACATCATAAACTAGAGTAAAGCTTTCCTTGGCAGCTAAATTTCCTTTTGCAACTTTATTGAAGGTTTCGTTTGTTATCAAGTTTATTTCTTCAATAATTTCATTTATATTGTTGACCATTTCAGAGCTGCTGGTTGCAAGTTTATTTATTTCATCTGCTACTATAGCAAAACCACGTCCTGCTTCACCAGCCTTTGCGGCTTCTATATTAGCGTTTATAGAAAGAAGATTTGTTTGGTCGGCTATGCGTTTAATAGAACTCAAAAATTTTGTTATTTTACCAGCACTTTCTTGGAGCTTTATTACGGTTTCAAGAGAGGAATCCACAGCATCCTTAACGACTCTTACCTTATCACACATAGTGTTTATTTTATCGGTACCTTCTTTTATATTATCATTTAGTGTTATTTCTGATTCTTTGATACCATTTGAAAGCTCTTCAACTTTAACTTCTTTTTGAAAAACTGTTTGTATTTTATTAGATATAGTTAATATACTTTTGGCTTCTTCACTTATCCCTTCGGCATTTTCGTTTACAGCTTGTGTTATTTCACCGCTGGATTGTTTTAGACCAATTAGATTTAAATCGAAGCTTTTTAGATTTTTATCTAGTACAGTTGAAGTTTCAGAAATCAAGTCCATTGAAGCTTCTAAATTTTTTATCAATTTTTGGGTTTCCAAATCTTTTTTTTGTAGAGATTTTGTTAAGGCATTAGCCCACCTAGTTAAGAGATATATTAATACTATTACAGCATTTACTAAAACTAAAGTGAATATGAACATGAGAAGATTTGAATTAAAACCTAGAAGCATTTTTGATGAAATTATATATAAAGTTATCAAGGATATATTAAGAAAAAATCCATGAAATATTATAAGCTTTTCATTAAAGTACGTAGATATGGT
The Clostridium felsineum DSM 794 DNA segment above includes these coding regions:
- a CDS encoding methyl-accepting chemotaxis protein — translated: MDEKMGYNLKKANLINTIVISTILLIFLVLAFNQVSEFEFIGLIVLSLAIEVIAILIYKLNLKTTTKGMLYSLLMLLSISALTYFNSKTTISFFIYFFISMTTISTYFNEKLIIFHGFFLNISLITLYIISSKMLLGFNSNLLMFIFTLVLVNAVIVLIYLLTRWANALTKSLQKKDLETQKLIKNLEASMDLISETSTVLDKNLKSFDLNLIGLKQSSGEITQAVNENAEGISEEAKSILTISNKIQTVFQKEVKVEELSNGIKESEITLNDNIKEGTDKINTMCDKVRVVKDAVDSSLETVIKLQESAGKITKFLSSIKRIADQTNLLSINANIEAAKAGEAGRGFAIVADEINKLATSSSEMVNNINEIIEEINLITNETFNKVAKGNLAAKESFTLVYDVLNKFNFVVSSFNTNKLNIFDETRMINNITDLFKDIEEEMDFISSMSEQHAASSEEILGNIEQQNENIGEILKAIEEMQDIVKKLVETIQK